In Aminobacterium sp. MB27-C1, a single genomic region encodes these proteins:
- a CDS encoding dipeptidase, which translates to MNSKMLKVVTIASLAVFLAGSVASACTTILVGKKASVDGSAMVTHTCDGWYDNRVRVIPGAAHKEGEMTPVYKEICHGTRPNKPLVKVGEIPQAKETYTYFHVGYPFMNEHQVIMGEDTWSGRDENYCENGWMMIEQLEVFALQRAKTAREAIQIMGALAEKYGYGDGGETLNIVDGKGEAWMFDICGPGPLWTPESGKPGAVWVAQRVPDDCFTVTANRSRIGEIDWNDKENFMYSSNIKEFAKDMGWWKEGEKFVFHKIYNPEPYGTPYYQQRREWRVMSLLAPSLKIAEDAAEMYPLMVKPDKKISVRDLMTVKRDYLEGTRFDLTKGMAAGPFGTPNRYPTPKSVRPEDKQGVDWTRAISMFRCSYSFVAQARSWLPDAIGGVLWFGEDAPHSTVYMPIYAGVTSLPKSITDGKRAEFDRNSAWWAFNFVSNWADLKFSYMIKDIKEAQKAYEDEFFMYQSVVDKEAVALYKESPAKAKAYLTNYTNNSINKVVEGWWNLAWTLVGKYSDGYITSPDGKQQSVGYPTDWLKTVGFGEEESEPKK; encoded by the coding sequence ATGAATTCTAAAATGCTTAAAGTAGTAACAATAGCATCTCTTGCAGTCTTCCTTGCCGGATCTGTGGCATCTGCATGTACCACAATCCTCGTAGGAAAGAAAGCTTCTGTCGATGGCTCTGCAATGGTAACCCATACATGCGATGGTTGGTATGATAACCGTGTCAGAGTCATTCCCGGTGCAGCACACAAAGAGGGAGAAATGACGCCCGTTTATAAAGAGATATGCCATGGCACACGCCCTAACAAGCCTCTTGTAAAAGTCGGCGAAATTCCTCAGGCGAAAGAAACATACACATATTTCCATGTGGGTTATCCTTTCATGAATGAACATCAGGTTATCATGGGAGAAGACACTTGGAGCGGACGTGACGAAAACTACTGCGAAAATGGCTGGATGATGATTGAGCAGCTTGAAGTGTTTGCTCTTCAACGCGCTAAAACAGCCCGCGAAGCCATTCAAATCATGGGTGCCCTTGCTGAAAAGTACGGCTATGGTGACGGCGGAGAGACCCTTAATATCGTTGACGGCAAAGGCGAAGCCTGGATGTTCGATATTTGCGGACCTGGTCCCCTTTGGACACCTGAAAGCGGTAAGCCCGGCGCTGTCTGGGTTGCCCAGCGTGTGCCCGATGATTGCTTCACAGTAACCGCTAACCGTTCTCGAATCGGCGAAATCGACTGGAACGACAAAGAAAACTTTATGTATTCTTCCAACATCAAAGAATTCGCAAAAGATATGGGTTGGTGGAAAGAGGGAGAGAAATTCGTCTTCCACAAAATCTATAACCCAGAACCTTACGGAACTCCTTACTATCAGCAGAGACGTGAGTGGAGAGTCATGAGCCTTCTTGCACCTTCCCTTAAGATCGCAGAAGATGCTGCTGAGATGTATCCTCTGATGGTAAAACCCGACAAGAAGATTTCTGTAAGAGACCTTATGACTGTTAAACGTGACTACCTTGAAGGAACACGCTTTGATCTTACAAAGGGAATGGCTGCTGGCCCCTTCGGAACACCAAACCGTTACCCCACCCCGAAGAGCGTTCGTCCTGAAGATAAACAGGGCGTAGACTGGACAAGAGCTATTTCCATGTTCCGCTGCTCTTACAGCTTTGTCGCTCAGGCTCGTAGCTGGCTTCCCGACGCCATCGGTGGTGTTCTGTGGTTTGGAGAAGATGCTCCTCACTCCACAGTCTATATGCCAATTTACGCCGGTGTCACATCTCTTCCCAAGAGCATAACCGACGGTAAGCGTGCAGAGTTTGATAGAAATTCCGCTTGGTGGGCATTCAACTTTGTTTCCAACTGGGCAGATCTTAAATTCAGCTACATGATTAAAGACATCAAAGAAGCTCAGAAAGCTTACGAAGATGAATTCTTTATGTATCAGTCAGTCGTAGATAAAGAAGCTGTCGCTCTTTACAAAGAAAGCCCTGCAAAAGCTAAAGCCTATCTTACCAACTACACCAACAACAGCATTAATAAAGTTGTTGAAGGCTGGTGGAACCTGGCTTGGACTCTTGTCGGCAAATATTCCGACGGCTACATCACATCTCCTGATGGTAAACAGCAGTCTGTAGGTTACCCCACAGATTGGCTTAAGACAGTTGGTTTCGGCGAAGAAGAATCTGAACCTAAAAAATAG
- a CDS encoding MATE family efflux transporter gives MAYESTFLEKESILKLIPKLSFPAMVGMIAQALYNVVDAIFVGRGVGMLAIAGISIAFPIQMVIMATAQIIGVGSASIISRSLGEKNREKAEKTLGNLMSSTLLLSAIAASFGLYFLEPILRLFGATDAILPFAAAYMKILFAGSVFFAFSIACNNAVRAEGNATFAMQTMLISAGVNVVLDPIFIFILGMGIQGAAIATVIAQASTALWLGLYYLRGKSDVRFSLRNLKPQFNILSEVIAIGLSAFLRQGAASLSLVVINRQLAFWGGDAAIAAIGILLRITQFAVMPIFGIVQGLLPIVGYNFGARLFCRVTTAMKLTIAISTFLCFLSAALLYFMPETLISLFSTNRELLPLGITASRYMAIGFPFIGFQVMASGLYQAIGKAVPALFLSLLRQVLLLIPLVLFLPSIYGLQGIWKAYPISDVLAAIITLILYRREMQRLTTLCSERLR, from the coding sequence ATGGCTTATGAATCAACTTTCCTTGAAAAAGAATCTATTCTGAAACTGATTCCCAAGCTATCTTTTCCCGCCATGGTAGGAATGATCGCTCAAGCTCTCTATAACGTTGTCGATGCGATCTTCGTAGGGCGGGGCGTTGGCATGCTGGCTATTGCTGGAATATCCATTGCATTTCCAATTCAAATGGTAATCATGGCAACAGCACAAATAATTGGTGTGGGCAGTGCTTCTATTATCTCACGAAGTCTCGGAGAAAAAAATAGAGAAAAAGCAGAAAAGACTCTTGGAAACCTTATGAGTTCAACCTTGCTGCTTAGCGCTATAGCCGCATCTTTCGGACTTTACTTTCTTGAACCTATCCTCCGTCTTTTCGGAGCAACAGATGCTATTCTTCCTTTTGCCGCCGCGTATATGAAGATTCTATTCGCAGGATCTGTTTTCTTTGCCTTCTCAATCGCATGCAATAATGCAGTACGAGCAGAAGGAAACGCAACTTTTGCTATGCAAACCATGCTTATTTCAGCAGGAGTAAATGTCGTTCTCGATCCTATTTTTATATTTATCTTAGGCATGGGGATTCAAGGAGCAGCGATAGCAACCGTAATAGCTCAAGCCTCAACAGCACTATGGCTAGGATTATACTATCTTAGAGGGAAGAGCGATGTCCGTTTTTCCTTACGTAATCTCAAACCCCAATTCAACATTTTATCTGAAGTAATAGCTATTGGCCTTTCCGCTTTTCTCAGACAAGGAGCAGCAAGTCTTTCACTCGTAGTTATAAATCGACAGCTCGCTTTTTGGGGAGGAGATGCAGCAATTGCCGCTATTGGAATCTTACTCAGGATAACTCAATTTGCTGTTATGCCCATCTTTGGAATAGTACAGGGACTTCTTCCTATCGTCGGCTACAATTTTGGTGCAAGGCTCTTTTGTCGGGTTACGACAGCAATGAAACTCACAATAGCCATTTCTACTTTTTTATGTTTTCTTTCTGCCGCTCTTCTCTATTTCATGCCAGAGACACTCATCTCTTTGTTCAGCACCAACAGAGAACTTCTCCCCTTGGGCATTACAGCATCTAGGTATATGGCTATAGGTTTCCCTTTTATAGGATTTCAAGTTATGGCTTCTGGACTGTATCAAGCTATAGGAAAGGCTGTACCTGCTCTTTTTCTCTCTTTGCTTCGTCAAGTATTACTATTAATACCACTGGTTCTATTTCTCCCCTCCATATATGGTCTTCAAGGAATTTGGAAGGCCTACCCCATTTCTGATGTTTTAGCAGCTATAATAACTCTGATTCTATATAGGCGGGAAATGCAACGTCTTACAACGCTTTGCTCAGAAAGATTACGATAA